Proteins encoded within one genomic window of Deinococcus metallilatus:
- a CDS encoding phosphatase PAP2 family protein: MSTLLSHRHRIRPVALLRLFLGILLPLLVVGLVAEDLLEGQSFAWETPFLLALHSHATPLLNQVALFFTTVGGVTVIAPVSAVILVVLWLRGHRLAAFWGLGVAGAAGLNVAMKLLMHRTRPELWPRLVQEHDASFPSGHSMYSAAFVTALILLAWRTPYRWPALGLGVAFSGLVGFSRLYLGVHYPTDVLCGWLTGAAWVLGVYGVLRPFAPGHGKESAA, from the coding sequence ATGAGCACCCTGCTGTCCCATCGCCACCGAATTCGTCCGGTGGCCCTGCTGCGCCTGTTTCTCGGCATCCTGCTGCCCCTGCTGGTCGTGGGGCTCGTGGCCGAGGACCTCCTCGAAGGGCAGAGCTTCGCCTGGGAGACCCCCTTCCTGCTGGCCCTGCACAGCCACGCCACCCCGCTGCTCAATCAGGTGGCGCTCTTCTTCACCACTGTCGGCGGCGTGACCGTGATCGCCCCCGTCAGCGCCGTGATCCTGGTCGTGCTGTGGCTCAGGGGGCACCGGCTGGCCGCCTTCTGGGGGCTGGGCGTGGCGGGCGCAGCGGGCCTGAACGTGGCGATGAAGCTGCTGATGCACCGCACCCGCCCGGAGTTGTGGCCCCGCCTGGTGCAGGAACACGACGCCAGCTTTCCCAGCGGGCACAGCATGTACAGCGCCGCCTTCGTCACGGCGCTGATCCTGCTCGCCTGGCGCACGCCCTACCGCTGGCCCGCGCTGGGGCTTGGGGTGGCCTTCAGCGGGCTGGTGGGCTTCTCGCGGCTGTACCTGGGCGTGCATTATCCCACCGACGTGCTGTGCGGCTGGCTGACCGGCGCCGCCTGGGTGCTGGGCGTGTACGGTGTGCTGCGGCCTTTCGCGCCGGGGCACGGGAAGGAGAGCGCGGCATGA
- a CDS encoding PepSY domain-containing protein, which produces MNTNARRFLLTLSALTAVGLSLAGHAFAQAEAPGAPSAPPIQAQVNPSARDTDAHDRAMFGSIQLHTSLPDFEVPAAQEQALYRSLARITPAQAEQAAQAAVLGPATSVTLGDQDGSLVYAVVIGQTEVTVDAGNGQILQQEIAGLEQGESGGS; this is translated from the coding sequence ATGAATACGAACGCCAGACGGTTCCTGCTCACCCTCAGCGCCCTGACGGCCGTGGGCCTCTCCCTGGCTGGGCACGCCTTCGCCCAGGCGGAAGCTCCGGGGGCACCCTCCGCACCGCCGATTCAGGCGCAGGTCAACCCGTCCGCCCGGGACACCGATGCCCACGACCGGGCGATGTTCGGCAGCATTCAGCTTCACACCAGCCTGCCGGACTTCGAGGTGCCCGCCGCGCAGGAGCAGGCCCTGTACCGCTCGCTCGCGCGGATCACGCCCGCCCAGGCCGAGCAGGCAGCCCAGGCGGCCGTCCTCGGCCCGGCCACCAGCGTGACCCTCGGGGACCAGGACGGCAGCCTGGTGTACGCCGTGGTCATCGGGCAGACCGAGGTGACGGTGGACGCCGGGAACGGTCAAATCCTCCAGCAGGAGATCGCCGGGCTGGAACAGGGTGAGAGCGGCGGCAGTTGA
- a CDS encoding undecaprenyl-diphosphate phosphatase, producing MSALLSAVFLGVVEGLTEFLPISSTGHLIVAERLIGYRDAGETFTIVIQLGAILAVVWFYLRELLDKVSMLLRGSPRARRFWLNLVIASLPAALVGLLFEKAIKAALFSPTTVALSLIAGGVILWVVETRRARPAEAPAAVDPPVTPEPDLYGVTPRQALTIGLAQAVAVIPGVSRSGASIVGGLLSGLDRVTATAFSFFIGIPVLGAAGLYSLYKARHSLGQIEGGAPALLVGTAVSFVTALLAVSWLLRYVSRHDFRGFAVYRVVFGAVILVLVVAGALR from the coding sequence GTGAGTGCGCTGCTGAGCGCCGTGTTCCTGGGGGTGGTCGAGGGGCTGACTGAATTCCTGCCCATCTCCTCGACCGGCCACCTGATCGTCGCCGAGCGGCTCATCGGCTACCGCGACGCGGGGGAAACCTTTACCATCGTGATTCAGCTCGGGGCCATCCTGGCGGTGGTGTGGTTCTACCTGCGCGAGTTGCTGGACAAAGTCTCGATGCTGCTCCGGGGCAGTCCCCGCGCCCGCCGGTTCTGGCTCAACCTGGTGATCGCCTCGCTGCCCGCCGCGCTGGTGGGCCTGCTCTTCGAAAAGGCCATCAAGGCCGCGCTGTTCTCGCCCACCACTGTGGCGCTCAGCCTGATCGCGGGCGGCGTCATCCTGTGGGTGGTCGAGACGCGCCGTGCCCGGCCAGCCGAGGCGCCCGCGGCGGTGGACCCGCCGGTGACCCCGGAGCCCGACCTCTACGGCGTCACGCCCCGGCAGGCGCTGACCATCGGCCTGGCCCAGGCCGTGGCGGTCATCCCCGGCGTGTCGCGGAGTGGCGCGAGCATCGTGGGCGGGCTGCTGAGCGGCCTGGACCGGGTGACGGCGACCGCCTTCTCGTTCTTCATAGGCATCCCGGTGCTGGGCGCGGCGGGCCTGTACAGCCTGTACAAGGCCCGGCACTCGCTGGGGCAGATCGAGGGCGGCGCGCCGGCCCTGCTCGTCGGCACCGCCGTGTCGTTCGTGACGGCGCTGCTGGCGGTCTCTTGGCTGCTGCGGTACGTGTCCCGCCACGACTTCCGGGGCTTCGCCGTGTACCGCGTCGTCTTCGGGGCCGTCATCCTGGTCCTGGTGGTCGCGGGAGCGCTGCGGTAG
- a CDS encoding DUF4397 domain-containing protein — translation MRHVFIPAALILAAVGAGQVTLQAQGMGGEGANVMLIDGTGRPGAVDVYVDGALVERQMLAGDRPGQLHLTPGTHQVTVKSSDAGTVLASTAVDVQAGRPYALSFQNDWRVIDYTLNVSSGDRAVWRAMNTN, via the coding sequence ATGAGACACGTCTTCATCCCCGCCGCCCTGATCCTGGCCGCCGTGGGGGCTGGGCAGGTCACCCTGCAGGCTCAGGGAATGGGAGGCGAAGGCGCCAACGTCATGCTCATCGACGGCACCGGACGTCCTGGAGCTGTGGACGTCTACGTGGACGGCGCGCTGGTGGAGCGTCAGATGCTCGCCGGGGACCGGCCAGGTCAGCTGCACCTGACGCCCGGCACGCATCAGGTCACGGTCAAGTCGAGCGACGCGGGAACCGTGCTGGCCTCGACCGCCGTCGACGTGCAGGCTGGCCGCCCCTACGCGCTGAGCTTCCAGAACGACTGGCGGGTGATAGACTACACGCTCAACGTGTCCAGTGGTGACCGCGCGGTCTGGCGGGCGATGAACACCAACTGA
- a CDS encoding ComEA family DNA-binding protein, whose protein sequence is MNRSTSFALLAALASMGLAGAQSQATGHAAAPTAQAARGTAMTMTGSSCAKVLKAKVNLNKASQADLQCLKGVSATTAKDIIANRPFKDSGDFSRKIEVIGRKLWNDNKANLTF, encoded by the coding sequence ATGAACCGTTCCACGAGCTTCGCCCTGCTGGCTGCCCTCGCCTCGATGGGTCTCGCTGGCGCCCAGAGCCAGGCGACCGGCCACGCCGCCGCACCCACCGCTCAGGCCGCCAGGGGGACGGCCATGACCATGACGGGTTCTTCCTGCGCCAAGGTGCTTAAGGCCAAGGTCAACCTGAATAAAGCGAGCCAGGCAGACCTCCAGTGCCTCAAGGGCGTGTCCGCGACCACGGCCAAGGACATCATCGCCAACCGGCCCTTCAAGGACAGTGGCGACTTCTCCCGGAAGATCGAGGTCATCGGCCGCAAGCTGTGGAACGACAACAAGGCCAACCTCACCTTCTGA
- a CDS encoding response regulator — translation MSKHLLLVEDNTADLELARLALEASEVQCDLSVARDGQEALDLLRGAGVLPDLVLLDLNMPRVSGHEVLAAVKGDATLQHVPVVVFTTSDEARDRTRARSAGADGYVLKPQHFEELIAALNELGQRWLTPGRPA, via the coding sequence GTGTCCAAGCATCTGCTGCTGGTGGAAGACAACACGGCGGACCTGGAGCTGGCGCGCCTCGCGCTGGAGGCGAGTGAGGTGCAGTGCGACCTGAGCGTGGCCCGCGACGGGCAGGAGGCGCTGGACCTGCTGCGGGGCGCGGGCGTGCTGCCGGACCTGGTGCTGCTGGACCTGAACATGCCGCGCGTCAGCGGGCACGAGGTGCTGGCGGCCGTCAAGGGGGACGCCACACTCCAGCACGTGCCCGTGGTGGTGTTCACCACCTCGGACGAGGCGCGGGACCGGACGAGGGCGAGATCGGCGGGGGCCGACGGGTACGTCCTCAAACCCCAACATTTCGAGGAGCTGATCGCCGCCCTGAACGAACTCGGCCAGCGCTGGCTCACGCCCGGGCGCCCGGCTTGA
- a CDS encoding AlbA family DNA-binding domain-containing protein — protein MHFQDFQSLLGYGESDWLDYKAALGPGIEQPGLPKEVRAHAQAELLKDLMCLANSPAPRRTRYLVRGVKDRPEGRHVVGAARPLDDADVQTWLEGRFDPPLQVQYWQWPRADGTFVGVFELRTAPGVVHVPARSLGQALVEGQVWWRRGSRNTLAGREGLQVLFGPPQPAPLVGWTFSDGGWDDRAVVDPQVNRAIQDGRAALPPRLEEAVAQLRALAARPLPSGDVPDTVLGLSGPQPAVPAVLDPAQVKVFRSRLAGWGVQVPAEAFLMRGVWAATPHVWPSPWQALGQGAPTGPGLAWYEAFAALVRLLDGHAREVEGLKQSAARPRVTLAVRNEGVGALVEGHLQLVPVGNLRFNFGVLARVLPGQSPRELRPGPSGSAQVMLGTLPPQGSWTAGNLPLERAWGEPSVLRYEVTARNLRGAVRGDLVIA, from the coding sequence ATGCACTTCCAGGACTTTCAATCGTTGTTAGGCTACGGGGAATCCGACTGGCTGGATTACAAGGCGGCGCTTGGCCCGGGCATCGAGCAGCCCGGCCTGCCCAAGGAGGTCCGGGCCCACGCCCAGGCCGAACTGCTCAAGGACCTGATGTGCCTGGCCAACAGCCCGGCGCCGCGCCGGACGCGGTACCTGGTGCGGGGGGTCAAGGACCGGCCCGAGGGTCGGCACGTCGTCGGCGCCGCGCGGCCGCTGGATGACGCCGACGTGCAGACCTGGCTGGAGGGCCGCTTCGATCCGCCCCTGCAGGTGCAGTACTGGCAGTGGCCGCGGGCGGACGGCACCTTCGTGGGCGTGTTCGAGCTGCGCACGGCGCCGGGCGTGGTGCACGTCCCGGCCCGTTCGCTCGGGCAGGCCCTCGTGGAGGGCCAGGTCTGGTGGCGCCGCGGCTCGCGCAACACCCTGGCGGGCCGCGAGGGTCTCCAGGTGCTGTTCGGTCCTCCCCAGCCCGCCCCACTGGTCGGCTGGACGTTTTCGGACGGGGGCTGGGACGACCGCGCGGTCGTGGACCCACAGGTGAACCGGGCCATTCAGGACGGGCGCGCCGCCCTGCCGCCCCGCCTGGAGGAGGCCGTCGCCCAGCTGCGGGCCCTGGCGGCGCGCCCGCTTCCGTCCGGGGACGTGCCCGACACGGTGCTGGGCCTGTCCGGCCCGCAGCCCGCGGTGCCCGCCGTGCTGGACCCGGCGCAGGTGAAGGTGTTCCGGTCGCGGCTCGCGGGGTGGGGCGTGCAGGTTCCGGCCGAGGCGTTTCTGATGCGGGGGGTCTGGGCCGCCACGCCTCACGTCTGGCCGTCGCCGTGGCAGGCCCTCGGGCAGGGGGCGCCCACCGGACCGGGGCTGGCGTGGTACGAGGCCTTCGCCGCCCTGGTGCGGCTGCTGGACGGGCATGCCCGGGAGGTCGAGGGGCTGAAGCAGTCCGCCGCGCGACCCCGCGTGACCCTCGCGGTGCGCAACGAGGGGGTGGGCGCGCTCGTGGAGGGGCACCTGCAACTCGTGCCGGTCGGGAACCTGCGCTTCAACTTCGGGGTGCTGGCCCGCGTGTTGCCCGGCCAGTCCCCGCGGGAGCTTCGCCCCGGACCCTCCGGCTCGGCGCAGGTCATGCTGGGCACCTTGCCCCCTCAGGGGAGCTGGACGGCCGGGAACCTGCCGCTGGAACGCGCCTGGGGCGAGCCGAGCGTCCTGAGATACGAGGTCACGGCGCGCAACCTGCGTGGGGCCGTGCGGGGCGACCTCGTGATCGCCTGA
- a CDS encoding PRTRC system ThiF family protein: protein MMPHKLPSSFLGRERLKIAVVGVGGTGSEVLTGLTHLHLALRALDHAGLHITAFDPDEVSHANLVRQRYHHSDLGRNKAEVLVTRVNLACNLDWVAVPLKFSGHRARAPWDLVISCVDSRAARRSLHLAAYGKGMYTWRYWLDCGNDLTTGQVVLGTPREAGKRLKHHLPCATELHPELMDTAVPEDDAPSCSAIEALSRQDLFVGRMVATHALDLLWQLFRHGELTHHARYFELRGAALSSRGC, encoded by the coding sequence ATGATGCCTCACAAGCTCCCCTCCAGCTTCCTGGGCCGGGAACGCCTGAAGATCGCCGTCGTCGGCGTGGGCGGTACGGGCAGCGAAGTGTTGACCGGGCTCACTCACCTGCACCTGGCGCTCCGGGCGTTGGACCACGCTGGCCTGCATATCACCGCCTTCGACCCGGACGAGGTGAGCCACGCCAACCTGGTCCGCCAGCGCTACCACCACAGCGACCTGGGACGCAACAAGGCGGAGGTGCTCGTCACGCGCGTGAACCTGGCGTGCAACCTCGATTGGGTCGCTGTCCCCCTCAAGTTCAGCGGCCATCGTGCCCGGGCGCCCTGGGACCTGGTCATCAGTTGCGTCGACTCCCGGGCGGCCCGCAGGAGTCTGCACCTCGCCGCGTACGGGAAGGGGATGTACACCTGGCGGTACTGGCTGGACTGCGGGAACGACCTCACGACCGGTCAGGTCGTCCTCGGGACGCCCCGGGAAGCGGGCAAGCGCCTCAAGCATCATTTGCCCTGTGCGACGGAGCTTCACCCCGAACTGATGGACACCGCTGTGCCCGAGGACGATGCGCCGAGTTGCAGCGCCATCGAGGCCTTGAGCCGTCAGGACCTCTTCGTGGGGCGGATGGTGGCGACGCACGCCCTGGACTTGCTGTGGCAACTCTTCCGGCACGGGGAACTCACGCACCATGCTCGGTACTTCGAGTTGCGCGGCGCGGCGCTGAGCAGCCGGGGGTGTTAA
- a CDS encoding PRTRC system protein B encodes MQLELNALPEVHARVALIVYTDHRQEQGVVMQHALGERDGALYMAEGVNVTRDTIEMLLKLNALQTLTLVPEHVVALGVGSLAWVVERQERKLLFQGATDKAVAALDGQVFPQPRLLFVTRGAQMFAYALRGTERPTGNTPLYRAPYFNIFSNHAVCNGSMQCPGAITPENADAWTQAFFYSNFVKPADSQKRWATGGTYRELWDAVREADEFKDEWLVPAGLTLEQAVGGR; translated from the coding sequence ATGCAACTGGAATTGAACGCCCTGCCCGAGGTACACGCCCGGGTCGCCCTGATCGTGTACACCGACCATCGGCAGGAACAGGGCGTCGTCATGCAGCACGCCCTGGGAGAACGGGACGGAGCGTTGTACATGGCCGAGGGCGTCAACGTCACGAGGGACACCATCGAGATGTTGCTGAAACTCAACGCCCTGCAGACCCTGACCCTCGTGCCTGAGCACGTCGTCGCCCTGGGGGTCGGCTCCCTCGCCTGGGTCGTCGAGCGTCAGGAACGAAAATTGCTCTTCCAAGGCGCGACGGACAAGGCGGTGGCCGCCCTGGACGGGCAGGTGTTCCCCCAGCCACGTCTTCTCTTCGTGACCCGGGGCGCGCAGATGTTCGCCTACGCCCTGCGGGGCACGGAGCGACCCACCGGGAACACCCCGCTCTACCGCGCGCCGTACTTCAACATCTTCAGCAACCACGCCGTGTGCAACGGCAGCATGCAGTGCCCGGGGGCCATCACCCCGGAGAACGCCGACGCCTGGACGCAAGCCTTCTTCTACTCGAACTTCGTCAAGCCCGCTGACAGCCAGAAGCGTTGGGCGACAGGAGGGACTTACCGCGAGTTGTGGGACGCCGTGCGGGAAGCGGACGAGTTCAAGGACGAGTGGCTGGTCCCGGCAGGCCTGACCCTCGAACAGGCCGTGGGAGGGCGATGA
- a CDS encoding PRTRC system protein C → MTQSNEVTVTEVQRKIVYEGRDLADVNPAASVEDVVKIHALTTPELATAVVEGPELQEGRRVYTVKKRLGTKG, encoded by the coding sequence ATGACCCAGAGCAATGAAGTGACCGTGACCGAAGTCCAGCGCAAGATTGTCTACGAGGGTCGCGACCTCGCCGACGTCAACCCTGCGGCCAGCGTCGAGGACGTCGTGAAGATCCACGCCCTCACCACCCCCGAACTCGCCACGGCGGTCGTCGAAGGCCCCGAACTTCAGGAGGGGCGGCGTGTCTACACCGTCAAGAAGCGCCTCGGCACCAAAGGCTAA